One window of Acidimicrobiales bacterium genomic DNA carries:
- a CDS encoding ABC transporter ATP-binding protein — protein sequence MPPPPAGGEIVLSATDLVAGYTPEVNILNGCDLHLADGELIAIIGPNGAGKSTLLKALFGLVKVSSGDVTFRGEVVTGEPAHSLVAKGIGYVPQNNNVFPRLTVEENLEMGMYLEPKRFKERLGVVSDLFPLLSERLKQRAGSLSGGERQMLAMGRALMMDPSVLLLDEPSAGLSPLYQDEVFIRCRRINAAGVSIVMVEQNARRCLEICHRGYVLDQGRNAYTDTGEALLVDPKVIELYLGTLVKAR from the coding sequence ATCCCGCCGCCTCCCGCGGGTGGCGAGATCGTGCTGTCGGCCACCGACCTCGTCGCGGGGTACACCCCGGAGGTCAACATCCTCAACGGGTGCGACCTCCACCTGGCCGACGGCGAGCTCATCGCCATCATCGGTCCCAACGGCGCCGGCAAGTCCACGCTGCTCAAGGCGCTCTTCGGTCTGGTCAAGGTCTCGTCGGGGGACGTCACCTTCCGCGGTGAGGTCGTCACCGGCGAGCCCGCCCACTCCCTCGTGGCCAAGGGCATCGGGTACGTGCCCCAGAACAACAACGTGTTCCCCCGGCTCACGGTCGAGGAGAACCTCGAGATGGGCATGTACCTCGAGCCCAAGCGCTTCAAGGAGCGCCTCGGGGTGGTCTCCGACCTGTTCCCGCTGCTGTCCGAGCGCCTGAAGCAGCGCGCCGGGTCGCTCTCGGGCGGTGAGCGCCAGATGCTGGCCATGGGCCGGGCCCTCATGATGGACCCGTCCGTGCTGCTCCTCGACGAGCCCTCCGCGGGCCTGTCGCCGCTGTACCAGGACGAGGTGTTCATCCGCTGCCGGCGCATCAACGCCGCCGGCGTGTCCATCGTCATGGTGGAGCAGAACGCCCGGCGTTGCCTCGAGATCTGCCACCGCGGGTACGTGCTCGACCAGGGCCGAAACGCCTACACCGACACCGGTGAGGCCCTGCTCGTCGACCCCAAGGTCATCGAACTCTACCTCGGCACCCTCGTCAAGGCGAGGTGA
- a CDS encoding ABC transporter ATP-binding protein gives MSETTYDTTADAARVAEALKDVASEPGVAKPDPILVADNMTRRFGGLTAVDVEHLEVQRGSITALIGPNGAGKTTFFNCLTGFGNPDEGEWSFDGTSLSKAPAHKFPHAGMVRTFQLTKALSKLTVIENMKLAAPNQRGENLFRALIPGVWRRQEREVEERADQLLERFKMDHMRNEFAGTLSGGQRKLLEMARALMCEPRMIMLDEPMAGVNPALTQSLLEHIKEMRADGATVLFIEHDMDVVSSISDWVVVMAEGRIISESPPEAVGQNKAVVDAYLGAHHDAPLTLEEEEAELEEVEAKLEAIEEEREEELGL, from the coding sequence ATGAGTGAGACCACCTACGACACCACCGCCGACGCCGCCCGCGTGGCGGAGGCCCTGAAGGACGTCGCCAGCGAGCCGGGGGTGGCCAAGCCCGACCCCATCCTCGTGGCCGACAACATGACCCGTCGCTTCGGCGGCCTCACCGCCGTCGACGTCGAGCACCTCGAGGTGCAGCGGGGCTCCATCACCGCGCTCATCGGGCCCAACGGTGCTGGCAAGACCACGTTCTTCAACTGCCTCACCGGCTTCGGCAACCCCGACGAGGGGGAGTGGAGCTTCGACGGCACGTCCCTGTCCAAGGCGCCCGCCCACAAGTTCCCCCACGCCGGCATGGTGCGCACCTTCCAGCTCACCAAGGCCCTGTCCAAGCTCACGGTCATCGAGAACATGAAGCTGGCCGCCCCCAACCAGCGGGGCGAGAACCTCTTCCGCGCCCTCATCCCCGGGGTGTGGCGCCGCCAGGAGCGTGAGGTCGAGGAACGTGCCGACCAGCTCCTCGAGCGCTTCAAGATGGACCACATGCGCAACGAGTTCGCCGGCACCCTGTCGGGCGGTCAGCGCAAGCTGCTCGAGATGGCCCGGGCCCTCATGTGCGAGCCGCGCATGATCATGCTCGACGAGCCCATGGCCGGCGTGAACCCCGCCCTCACCCAGTCCCTGCTCGAGCACATCAAGGAGATGCGCGCCGACGGCGCCACCGTGCTCTTCATCGAGCACGACATGGACGTGGTGTCGAGCATCAGCGACTGGGTGGTGGTGATGGCCGAGGGCCGCATCATCTCCGAGAGCCCGCCGGAGGCCGTCGGCCAGAACAAGGCCGTGGTCGACGCCTACCTCGGCGCCCACCACGACGCGCCCCTCACCCTCGAAGAGGAAGAGGCCGAGCTCGAAGAGGTCGAGGCGAAGCTCGAAGCCATCGAAGAAGAGCGCGAAGAGGAGCTGGGCCTGTGA
- a CDS encoding branched-chain amino acid ABC transporter permease → MDFRSVIDNSFSAAVGVDAVIYALAAIGLNLQFGYTGLLNFGQVGFAAVGAYGIAISVTYLGWGLWAGMAVGLAAAVVLALLLGLPTLRLRADYLAIVTIAAGEIIRLVARSVTFNEYTGGSAGLSQFAGDFYDLNPYGSGRQTLGPIQLSSNDLWLVTVGWLAVLLLTLFVWTIMRSPWGRVLKAIREDEDAVRSLGKNAYWYKMQSLILGGMMGAIAGFAFAIAKTSVQPDNYSTDFTFFAYAALILGGAATTWGPVIGAIIFWFLLAFTDSLLRQLVANDKLPEAIISGTQVGQVRFMLVGVGLVALMVFRPQGIFGNKRELALDE, encoded by the coding sequence ATGGACTTCCGATCCGTCATCGACAACAGCTTCTCCGCCGCGGTGGGCGTGGACGCGGTGATCTACGCCCTCGCCGCCATCGGCCTGAACCTCCAGTTCGGCTACACGGGGCTGCTCAACTTCGGCCAGGTGGGCTTCGCCGCGGTGGGCGCCTACGGCATCGCCATCAGCGTCACCTACCTGGGCTGGGGCCTGTGGGCCGGCATGGCCGTGGGCCTTGCCGCCGCAGTGGTGCTGGCGCTCCTGCTGGGCCTGCCGACGCTGCGCCTCCGGGCTGACTACCTGGCCATCGTGACCATCGCCGCCGGCGAGATCATCCGCCTGGTGGCCCGCTCGGTCACCTTCAACGAGTACACCGGCGGCAGCGCCGGCCTCAGCCAGTTCGCCGGGGACTTCTACGACCTCAACCCGTACGGCAGCGGGAGGCAGACCCTCGGGCCGATCCAGCTCAGCTCGAACGACCTGTGGCTGGTCACCGTCGGGTGGCTGGCCGTGCTCCTGCTCACGCTCTTCGTGTGGACGATCATGCGCAGCCCGTGGGGCCGCGTCCTCAAGGCCATCCGCGAGGACGAGGACGCCGTGCGCAGCCTCGGCAAGAACGCCTACTGGTACAAGATGCAGAGCCTCATCCTCGGCGGCATGATGGGCGCGATCGCGGGCTTCGCCTTCGCGATCGCGAAGACGTCGGTGCAGCCGGACAACTACTCCACGGACTTCACCTTCTTCGCCTACGCGGCCCTCATCCTCGGCGGCGCCGCCACCACGTGGGGCCCGGTGATCGGCGCGATCATCTTCTGGTTCCTGCTGGCCTTCACCGACAGCCTGCTGCGCCAGTTGGTGGCCAACGACAAGCTGCCCGAGGCCATCATCTCGGGCACGCAGGTCGGGCAGGTGCGCTTCATGCTCGTCGGCGTCGGCCTGGTGGCGCTGATGGTCTTCCGACCACAGGGCATCTTCGGCAACAAGCGGGAGTTGGCCCTCGATGAGTGA
- a CDS encoding branched-chain amino acid ABC transporter permease: MRKLILIVLAVLIGGSVLLSGGPAGAQTDTTEGDGGATTTTTASGGDVGVRGTIENEDEPVEGVTITVKDASGAVVGEATTDAEGAYDIPLPGPGDYSATLDVDSLPDGVNLRNEDRATLEFTLRPGQTRPLLYPLGESDKQEVTGIEKFLQLLVEGIKFGLVIAMGAIGLSLIFGTTGLTNFSHGEMVTFGAMVAWWLNVNMDIPLIPAAVLAIGVGAAAAALYDFAFWRRLRNRGTGLIAMLVISIGMAILFRYFFLYIFGGRTRPYGDYAVQQGMDIGPISIAPKDLISIALSIVVLAGVGLLLNRTKIGKAMRAVADNRDLAASSGIDVDRVILFVWAAGGGLAALGGVLFGVTEQVSYQMGFRLLLLMFAGVTLGGLGTAYGALVGSLIVGIFVQVSTLWVPVELKNVGALVILILILLVRPQGILGQSERVG; encoded by the coding sequence GTGCGCAAGCTGATTCTCATCGTGCTCGCGGTCCTGATCGGTGGCTCGGTGTTGTTGTCGGGCGGCCCTGCGGGCGCACAGACCGACACCACCGAGGGCGACGGCGGAGCCACCACCACCACGACCGCGTCGGGCGGCGACGTCGGCGTGCGCGGCACCATCGAGAACGAGGACGAGCCCGTCGAGGGCGTCACCATCACGGTCAAGGACGCCTCCGGCGCCGTGGTCGGTGAGGCCACCACCGACGCGGAGGGCGCGTACGACATCCCCCTGCCCGGACCGGGCGACTACAGCGCCACCCTCGACGTCGACTCGCTCCCCGACGGGGTGAACCTCCGCAACGAGGATCGGGCCACCCTCGAGTTCACCCTGCGGCCCGGTCAGACCCGCCCGCTGCTCTACCCGCTCGGTGAGAGCGACAAGCAGGAGGTGACGGGCATCGAGAAGTTCCTCCAGCTGCTCGTCGAGGGCATCAAGTTCGGCCTCGTCATCGCCATGGGCGCCATCGGCCTGTCACTCATCTTCGGCACCACCGGCCTCACCAACTTCTCCCACGGCGAGATGGTGACCTTCGGGGCCATGGTGGCGTGGTGGCTCAACGTCAACATGGACATCCCGCTCATCCCCGCCGCGGTGCTGGCCATCGGGGTCGGCGCCGCTGCGGCCGCGCTCTACGACTTCGCCTTCTGGCGGCGCCTGCGCAACCGCGGCACCGGTCTCATCGCCATGCTCGTCATCTCGATCGGCATGGCCATCTTGTTCCGCTACTTCTTCCTCTACATCTTCGGGGGCCGGACCCGGCCCTACGGCGACTACGCGGTGCAACAGGGCATGGACATCGGCCCGATCTCGATCGCGCCGAAGGACCTCATCTCCATCGCCCTCTCCATCGTCGTGCTCGCCGGAGTCGGCCTGCTGTTGAACAGGACCAAGATCGGCAAGGCCATGCGAGCCGTGGCCGACAACCGTGACCTCGCCGCCTCGTCGGGCATCGACGTCGACCGGGTCATCCTCTTCGTGTGGGCGGCCGGCGGCGGCCTCGCCGCCCTCGGCGGCGTCCTGTTCGGCGTCACCGAGCAGGTGAGCTACCAGATGGGCTTCCGCCTCCTGCTGCTCATGTTCGCCGGTGTGACCCTCGGTGGCCTCGGCACCGCCTACGGGGCGCTCGTCGGCAGCTTGATCGTCGGCATCTTCGTGCAGGTCTCGACCCTCTGGGTGCCGGTGGAGCTGAAGAACGTGGGAGCCCTCGTGATCCTGATCCTGATCCTGCTGGTCCGCCCACAAGGCATCCTCGGGCAATCCGAGCGAGTCGGCTGA
- a CDS encoding chlorite dismutase family protein, which produces MSDALSPSVGLAVLHLFVKPLPGADAQAIAAAVKRAEGDGDQVVPVAMLGHKADAAFMVLSEDVVRLRRFQTDVQAAGLTVVDSYVSLTELSEYAQGLPPERNQARLHPVLPPEDMRAWCFYPMSKRRNVGANWFTLPYDERKDLMYEHGASGRKFAGRVVQVVTGSAGLDDFEWGVTLFATHPDVLKEVVYTMRFDEASALYGEFGAFYTGYVTSADDLGAVLSIG; this is translated from the coding sequence ATGAGCGACGCACTGTCTCCCTCGGTCGGCCTCGCGGTCCTGCACCTCTTCGTGAAGCCCCTTCCGGGCGCCGACGCCCAGGCCATCGCCGCCGCGGTCAAGCGGGCCGAGGGCGACGGCGACCAGGTGGTGCCGGTGGCCATGCTCGGCCACAAGGCCGACGCCGCCTTCATGGTCCTGAGCGAGGACGTCGTGCGCCTGCGCCGCTTCCAGACCGACGTGCAGGCCGCCGGCCTCACCGTGGTCGACTCGTACGTGTCGCTCACCGAGCTCTCGGAGTACGCCCAGGGGCTGCCGCCGGAGCGCAACCAGGCGCGCCTCCACCCGGTGCTGCCCCCCGAGGACATGCGGGCCTGGTGCTTCTACCCGATGTCCAAGCGCCGCAACGTGGGTGCCAATTGGTTCACGCTGCCCTACGACGAGCGCAAGGACCTGATGTACGAGCACGGCGCGTCCGGGCGGAAGTTCGCCGGCCGGGTGGTGCAGGTCGTGACCGGCTCGGCCGGACTCGACGACTTCGAATGGGGCGTCACCCTCTTCGCCACCCACCCGGACGTCCTCAAGGAGGTCGTCTACACGATGCGCTTCGACGAGGCGTCCGCCCTCTACGGCGAGTTCGGCGCCTTCTACACGGGGTACGTCACGAGCGCGGACGACCTCGGCGCGGTGTTGTCGATCGGTTAA
- a CDS encoding formate dehydrogenase accessory sulfurtransferase FdhD, which translates to MAGAVRGRVAKVLSRRFDGTEARRLPDEVIVEEPLAIHLDGVLVATTMRTPGHDFELAAGFLHGDGFLADAPIVTCRYCGTGSAVDTEFNVVSVDTGGVAPTPTPRLQTATAACGLCGSTSLDDLAARLEPLPPAEPFPLGLLAGVPDRVVPDQKLFAATGAVHAAAAFDRAGEPFLVREDIGRHNAVDKVVGRLLLDGRLPATGLGLFVSGRASFEMVQKAWAAGFAAVVAVSGPSSLAVETARTAGLTLAGFTRGGGLNLYSPERPA; encoded by the coding sequence ATGGCTGGAGCGGTCCGAGGACGAGTGGCCAAGGTGCTCAGCCGGCGCTTCGACGGCACCGAGGCCCGTCGCCTCCCCGACGAGGTCATCGTCGAGGAGCCGCTCGCCATCCATCTCGACGGAGTGCTGGTGGCCACCACCATGCGCACCCCCGGCCACGACTTCGAGCTCGCCGCCGGTTTCCTGCACGGTGACGGGTTCCTCGCCGACGCGCCCATCGTCACCTGCCGCTACTGCGGGACGGGCTCGGCGGTCGACACGGAGTTCAACGTGGTGAGCGTCGACACGGGCGGTGTCGCCCCGACGCCCACGCCCCGCCTCCAGACTGCGACCGCGGCGTGCGGGCTGTGCGGGAGCACGAGCCTGGACGACCTGGCGGCGCGCCTCGAGCCCCTGCCGCCCGCCGAGCCGTTCCCGCTGGGGCTGCTGGCGGGCGTCCCCGACCGGGTGGTCCCCGACCAGAAGCTCTTCGCCGCGACGGGCGCGGTACACGCGGCCGCCGCCTTCGACCGGGCCGGTGAACCCTTCCTGGTCCGCGAGGACATCGGGCGCCACAACGCCGTCGACAAGGTGGTGGGTCGCCTCCTGCTCGACGGGCGCCTCCCGGCCACCGGGCTCGGTCTGTTCGTGAGCGGTCGGGCCAGCTTCGAGATGGTCCAGAAGGCGTGGGCCGCCGGTTTCGCCGCCGTCGTGGCGGTGAGCGGCCCGTCCTCGCTCGCGGTCGAGACGGCCCGCACGGCCGGCCTCACCCTCGCTGGTTTCACCCGGGGCGGCGGCCTCAACCTGTACAGCCCCGAGCGTCCGGCCTGA
- a CDS encoding GGDEF domain-containing protein produces the protein MGETAADREEPDDELLARVVRDDPAPAAILDEDFRVVYANEAFRRYGWDPEAIIGEHAFDWLHPDDLRRAASTVGVLHTQWSDGTAPYRLRRHDGVYETLDVASVRIRDDHGRHYVAFSLRPNPFDRARTEAFSAMVAGAGPEASLAGLGERFSPSRPGALIAFDSAGERTVLGVLPPELGGIIDGRQDRSLGAPWTVAMKALRPVTLTSLDSLPEAVRRVAAERGLRVAAFRGSPDPGRDQPALLAAWAEDPAMADLLAVNLGDIETLVRLALDRRASSERLEHLAHHDTLTGLANRGRFFTLLEAAVDDGVPVAVAYLDLDGFKGVNDVHGHAAGDHLLVELSGRFAREMRAGDVVARLGGDEFAVLIHRPPDAAAAAAVVERLLGAARSAVALPDGAIVSLAASAGLTLADGPNGADPDAIVHEADTALYEAKRSGKGTLVLAGAGHPARRRSDV, from the coding sequence GTGGGGGAGACGGCCGCGGACCGCGAGGAGCCCGACGACGAGCTGCTGGCGCGCGTCGTGCGCGACGACCCCGCGCCGGCTGCCATCCTCGACGAGGACTTCCGGGTCGTCTACGCGAACGAGGCCTTCCGGCGCTACGGCTGGGATCCCGAGGCGATCATCGGCGAGCACGCGTTCGACTGGCTTCACCCCGACGACCTGCGACGCGCCGCCAGCACGGTGGGGGTGCTGCACACGCAGTGGAGCGACGGGACGGCGCCCTACCGCCTGCGCCGCCACGACGGGGTGTACGAGACGCTCGACGTCGCCTCGGTGCGCATCCGCGACGACCACGGGCGCCACTACGTGGCGTTCTCCCTCCGGCCCAACCCCTTCGATCGGGCCCGGACCGAGGCCTTCTCGGCCATGGTCGCCGGCGCCGGCCCGGAGGCATCGCTGGCGGGCCTGGGCGAGCGGTTCTCGCCGAGCCGCCCCGGCGCGCTCATCGCCTTCGACAGTGCCGGCGAACGGACCGTCCTCGGGGTGCTGCCCCCGGAGCTGGGTGGGATCATCGACGGCCGCCAGGACCGGTCGCTCGGCGCGCCGTGGACCGTGGCCATGAAGGCGCTTCGACCCGTGACCCTCACGTCGCTCGACAGCCTGCCGGAGGCGGTGCGCCGCGTCGCCGCGGAGCGGGGCCTGCGCGTCGCTGCCTTCCGGGGCTCCCCCGATCCGGGCCGGGACCAGCCCGCCTTGCTGGCCGCATGGGCCGAGGACCCGGCGATGGCCGACCTCCTGGCGGTGAACCTCGGCGACATCGAGACGCTCGTCAGACTCGCCCTGGACCGCCGCGCCAGCAGCGAGCGCCTCGAGCACCTCGCCCACCACGACACGCTGACCGGCCTCGCCAACCGGGGTCGATTCTTCACGCTGCTGGAGGCAGCCGTCGACGACGGTGTGCCGGTCGCCGTCGCCTACCTCGACCTCGACGGCTTCAAGGGTGTGAACGACGTACACGGCCACGCCGCGGGCGACCACCTCCTGGTCGAGCTCTCCGGGCGCTTCGCGCGGGAGATGCGCGCCGGTGACGTGGTGGCCCGCCTCGGCGGCGACGAGTTCGCCGTGCTGATCCACCGCCCCCCCGACGCAGCGGCCGCGGCGGCCGTGGTCGAGCGGCTCCTGGGCGCGGCCCGGTCCGCCGTGGCACTCCCCGACGGCGCCATCGTGTCCCTCGCGGCGTCCGCCGGGCTCACCCTCGCCGATGGACCGAACGGGGCGGACCCCGACGCCATCGTCCACGAGGCCGACACTGCTCTCTACGAGGCGAAGCGCTCCGGCAAGGGCACTCTCGTGCTGGCCGGCGCCGGCCACCCTGCCCGCCGCCGCAGCGACGTCTGA
- the groL gene encoding chaperonin GroEL (60 kDa chaperone family; promotes refolding of misfolded polypeptides especially under stressful conditions; forms two stacked rings of heptamers to form a barrel-shaped 14mer; ends can be capped by GroES; misfolded proteins enter the barrel where they are refolded when GroES binds), whose product MSKIIAFDEEARRGLESGMNQLADAVRVTLGPKGRNVVLEKKWGAPTITNDGVSIAKEIELEDPYEKIGAELVKEVAKKTDDVAGDGTTTATVLAWSMVHEGLRNVAAGANPMSLKKGIEAAVETAVESIRKVAVDVEDKSQIAQVASISAADEEIGQMISEAIDKVGKDGVITVEESQTFGMDMDLVEGMRFDKGYISPYFVTDPDRMEAVLDDPYILLVGSKISAVRDMLAVLEKVMQSGKPLVIISEDVEGEALATLVVNKIRGTFKSVAVKAPGFGDRRKAMLQDIAILTGAQVITEEVGLKLENTTLDLLGTARKVVITKDETTIVEGGGQDDDITGRIAQIKAEIDNTDSDYDREKLQERLAKLSGGVAVLKVGAATEVELKEKKHRIEDAVSTTKAAIEEGVVAGGGVTLLRAQEGIADLAKKLEKKQHDEATGARIVLRALEEPLKQIAVNAGLEGGVVVEKVRNLETPAEGLNAASGEYVDLVKAGIIDAAKVTRSALQNAASIAALFLTTEAVIADAPEPAGAGGMPGGMEDF is encoded by the coding sequence ATGTCGAAGATCATTGCGTTCGACGAAGAGGCCCGCCGCGGCCTCGAGTCGGGCATGAACCAGCTCGCCGACGCCGTCCGCGTCACCCTCGGGCCCAAGGGCCGCAACGTCGTGCTGGAGAAGAAGTGGGGCGCTCCCACCATCACCAACGACGGTGTGTCGATCGCCAAGGAGATCGAGCTCGAGGATCCCTACGAGAAGATCGGCGCCGAGCTCGTCAAGGAAGTCGCCAAGAAGACCGACGACGTCGCCGGTGACGGCACCACCACCGCCACGGTGCTGGCGTGGTCGATGGTGCACGAGGGCCTGCGCAACGTGGCCGCCGGCGCCAACCCGATGAGCCTGAAGAAGGGCATCGAGGCCGCGGTCGAGACCGCCGTCGAGTCCATCCGCAAGGTCGCGGTGGACGTCGAGGACAAGTCGCAGATCGCCCAGGTCGCGTCCATCTCGGCCGCCGACGAGGAGATCGGCCAGATGATCTCCGAGGCCATCGACAAGGTCGGCAAGGACGGCGTCATCACCGTCGAGGAGAGCCAGACCTTCGGCATGGACATGGACCTCGTCGAGGGCATGCGCTTCGACAAGGGCTACATCTCGCCGTACTTCGTGACCGACCCCGATCGGATGGAGGCCGTGCTCGACGACCCGTACATCCTGCTCGTGGGCTCGAAGATCTCGGCCGTGCGCGACATGCTCGCCGTGCTCGAGAAGGTGATGCAGTCGGGCAAGCCGCTCGTCATCATCTCCGAGGACGTCGAGGGCGAGGCCCTCGCCACCCTCGTGGTCAACAAGATCCGCGGCACCTTCAAGTCCGTGGCCGTCAAGGCCCCCGGCTTCGGCGACCGCCGCAAGGCCATGCTCCAGGACATCGCCATCCTCACCGGCGCCCAGGTCATCACCGAGGAGGTGGGCCTCAAGCTCGAGAACACCACTCTCGACCTGCTCGGCACCGCCCGCAAGGTGGTCATCACCAAGGACGAGACCACCATCGTCGAGGGTGGCGGCCAGGACGACGACATCACCGGCCGCATCGCCCAGATCAAGGCCGAGATCGACAACACCGACTCGGACTACGACCGTGAGAAGCTCCAGGAGCGCCTGGCGAAGCTGTCCGGCGGCGTGGCCGTCCTCAAGGTCGGCGCGGCCACCGAGGTGGAGCTCAAGGAGAAGAAGCACCGAATCGAGGACGCCGTGAGCACCACCAAGGCGGCCATCGAGGAGGGCGTCGTCGCCGGCGGTGGCGTCACCCTGCTGCGGGCCCAGGAGGGCATCGCCGACCTGGCCAAGAAGCTCGAGAAGAAGCAGCACGACGAGGCCACCGGCGCTCGCATCGTCCTGCGGGCCCTCGAGGAGCCCCTGAAGCAGATCGCGGTCAACGCCGGTCTCGAGGGTGGCGTCGTGGTCGAGAAGGTGCGCAACCTCGAGACCCCCGCCGAGGGCCTCAACGCGGCCTCCGGTGAGTACGTCGACCTCGTGAAGGCCGGCATCATCGACGCCGCCAAGGTGACGCGGTCCGCGCTGCAGAACGCCGCTTCCATCGCGGCGCTCTTCCTCACCACCGAAGCGGTCATCGCCGACGCCCCCGAGCCGGCCGGCGCCGGCGGCATGCCGGGCGGCATGGAGGACTTCTAG
- a CDS encoding MoaD/ThiS family protein, translated as MSVTVRVPTTLRTLTGGESEVSVEGETVGAVLTALDVAHPGFKDKIFDEEGKLRRFVNVFVADDDVRFMDGLDTVVPDGETLSIIPAVAGG; from the coding sequence ATGAGCGTTACCGTCCGAGTGCCCACCACCCTGCGCACCCTCACCGGGGGCGAGTCCGAAGTGTCGGTCGAGGGCGAGACCGTCGGCGCGGTGCTCACCGCCCTCGACGTCGCCCACCCCGGCTTCAAGGACAAGATCTTCGACGAGGAGGGCAAGCTGCGTCGCTTCGTCAACGTCTTCGTGGCCGACGACGACGTTCGCTTCATGGACGGCCTCGACACGGTGGTGCCCGACGGCGAGACGCTGTCGATCATCCCGGCCGTCGCCGGCGGCTGA
- the thrC gene encoding threonine synthase — MARPSSLRCRVCSHEPDQPTVQYCDECFGPLDVAVGPPEVTGEELRRRVVAGPPSMWRYRDLLPFDEPPGAGRVGNTPLVEARALGAALGVTDLWLKDDTANPSGSFKDRVVAAALGRAVAEGRTVLAAASTGNLAHALAGAAARAGLRAVVLVSEALPASEQEALAAPGATVVPVAGDYDTANRLASEASMDGLSASWAWCNIGLRPWYVEGSATVAHEIAEQLGWAVPDAVIAPIASGAMALALHRAFLDLAAVGLVEPGPPPALWGAQPAGCAPVADAFAAGATDVRPVRPATVASSLAMGDPPDGPEVLAVAGATGGGVIAAPEDEIAGAQQLLADTEGIAAEPAGGVVVAAVARLAVAGRLPAGTRVVACLTGGTHDRWASAPAPGIAPGRVTGTIPPTVSALSAVVSEGLSDAPEDPSR, encoded by the coding sequence GTGGCCCGTCCCTCCTCGCTCCGGTGCCGGGTGTGTTCGCACGAGCCCGATCAGCCGACCGTCCAGTACTGCGACGAGTGCTTCGGCCCCCTCGACGTCGCGGTCGGGCCACCGGAGGTCACGGGCGAGGAGCTGCGCCGGCGCGTCGTCGCCGGCCCGCCCTCGATGTGGCGGTACCGCGACCTCCTGCCCTTCGACGAGCCACCCGGTGCCGGACGAGTGGGAAACACGCCGCTCGTCGAGGCGCGGGCGCTGGGAGCCGCCCTCGGCGTGACCGACCTGTGGCTCAAGGACGACACCGCCAACCCCAGCGGGTCGTTCAAGGACCGGGTGGTCGCGGCGGCGCTCGGGCGGGCGGTGGCCGAGGGCCGCACCGTCCTCGCCGCGGCGTCGACCGGCAACCTCGCCCACGCACTCGCCGGCGCTGCGGCCCGGGCGGGGCTCCGCGCCGTCGTTCTCGTCTCCGAGGCACTGCCGGCGTCCGAGCAGGAGGCCCTGGCCGCGCCGGGCGCCACCGTCGTGCCGGTGGCGGGCGACTACGACACCGCGAACCGCCTCGCCTCGGAGGCCTCGATGGACGGGCTGAGCGCGAGCTGGGCGTGGTGCAACATCGGGCTGCGGCCCTGGTACGTCGAGGGCTCGGCCACCGTCGCCCACGAGATCGCCGAGCAACTCGGTTGGGCGGTGCCCGACGCCGTGATCGCCCCGATCGCCTCGGGCGCGATGGCCCTCGCCCTGCACCGGGCCTTCCTCGACCTGGCCGCGGTCGGGTTGGTCGAGCCCGGGCCGCCGCCGGCGTTGTGGGGGGCGCAGCCCGCCGGGTGCGCCCCGGTGGCCGACGCGTTCGCGGCGGGCGCCACCGACGTCCGGCCCGTGCGGCCCGCCACGGTGGCCTCCTCGCTGGCCATGGGCGATCCGCCCGACGGTCCCGAGGTCCTTGCCGTCGCCGGCGCCACGGGCGGCGGGGTGATCGCCGCACCCGAGGACGAGATCGCCGGGGCCCAGCAGTTGCTGGCCGACACCGAGGGGATCGCGGCCGAGCCCGCGGGCGGCGTGGTGGTGGCCGCGGTGGCACGCCTCGCCGTCGCCGGCCGCCTGCCTGCCGGCACCCGGGTCGTCGCCTGCCTCACGGGGGGCACCCACGACCGGTGGGCCTCCGCCCCGGCGCCGGGGATCGCTCCGGGGCGGGTGACCGGTACGATCCCACCCACTGTCTCTGCCCTCTCGGCCGTCGTGTCCGAAGGGCTCTCCGACGCACCAGAGGATCCGAGTCGATGA